The following are encoded together in the Citrus sinensis cultivar Valencia sweet orange chromosome 1, DVS_A1.0, whole genome shotgun sequence genome:
- the LOC102619418 gene encoding coumarin 8-geranyltransferase 1b, chloroplastic, whose product MLQMHLSSSFSLKYHPLQKAGCIKTLESPVTHIHGVLNRSQEKKYAIKCSQSNSFYNLTNKIASSRNCKPFNSHRAPVTLQDGYASKSEDDDHSNSFLNVFLKKFHALYRFMRAYACAGVIIATTSNSLLPVQTLADLTPAYFTGLMEALVPAVLMHIYVVAINQLSDVEVDKVNKPYLPLASGEISMGTGIAITLASALMSLAYAVMIRSPPFIWAVIAWIFVGTAYSVQLPLLRWKGNSFLAAFCMVSLNGLLTQFPVYVHIQKYVLGRPLEIFTRPLMFATAFISCFCVVIAFIKDLHDVDGDKKFGIKTLSVMLGKERVFRLSVSMLSIAYGAAVVVGASSPFLANKLITIIGHGILASIFWLRVRAVDLSDNASILSFYMFIWKLYYAEYLLIPFVR is encoded by the exons ATGCTTCAAATGCACTTGAGTTCGAGCTTCTCTCTAAAATACCATCCTTTACAAAAGGCTG GTTGCATTAAAACACTCGAATCGCCAGTGACACATATACATGGCGTCCTGAACAGAAGTCAAGAAAAGAAGTACGCCATCAAGTGCTCCCAAAGtaattcattttataatttgaccAATAAAATTGCAAGCAGCAGAAACTGTAAACCATTCAACAGTCACCGGGCTCCTGTCACGTTACAAGATGGTTATGCATCAAAATCTGAGGATGATGATCACTCCAACAGCTTTCTGAATGTTTTTCTCAAGAAATTTCATGCACTATACCGTTTTATGCGTGCTTATGCTTGTGCCGGCGTT ATTATAGCAACAACATCGAATTCTCTTCTACCTGTACAAACACTCGCCGACTTGACTCCCGCATATTTCACTGGATTAATGGAG GCTTTGGTGCCTGCAGTATTGATGCACATTTATGTCGTGGCCATAAACCAGTTGTCTGATGTTGAAGTAGACAAG GTTAACAAGCCTTATCTGCCACTTGCTTCCGGTGAAATTTCAATGGGTACTGGAATTGCAATTACTTTAGCATCTGCATTGATG AGCCTGGCTTACGCAGTTATGATTCGATCTCCACCGTTTATTTGGGCCGTCATTGCATGGATTTTTGTTGGAACCGCCTACTCCGTCCAA CTTCCCCTTCTCAGATGGAAGGGAAATTCATTTCTAGCTGCTTTCTGCATGGTGTCACTAAACGGACTTCTAACACAATTTCCTGTCTACGTACACATCCAG AAATACGTGCTTGGTAGACCTCTAGAAATATTTACAAGACCACTGATGTTTGCAACTGCTTTCATTTCCTGCTTCTGCGTTGTGATTGCATTTATCAAg GATTTACACGATGTGGATGGcgataaaaaatttggcattAAAACCCTCAGTGTCATGCTTGGGAAAGAACGa GTATTTCGGCTTAGTGTTTCTATGCTTTCAATTGCTTATGGCGCTGCGGTAGTAGTTGGAGCTTCTTCACCTTTCCTGGCAAACAAGCTTATCACG ATAATAGGCCACGGCATACTTGCTTCCATTTTTTGGCTTCGAGTCCGAGCTGTTGATCTCTCTGATAATGCATCAATACTTTCTTTCTACATGTTCATTTGGAAG TTATACTATGCTGAATACCTCCTTATCCCATTTGTACGCTGA
- the LOC102624996 gene encoding monogalactosyldiacylglycerol synthase 2, chloroplastic-like, whose protein sequence is MVMTVAYPKKAVSLTEKVLERVYGNHSTSSSGNLSFDRDDNYEEDDESNVELMPIGAERTKNVLILMSDAGGGHRASADEAIRDAFKIEFGEEYRIFVKDVCKEYAGWPSNDMERSYKFMVKHVQLRKVAFRITSPKWIHSCYLAAMAAYYAKEVEVGLMEYKQNIIISVLPLMQHIPLRVLKWQGLQKKVIFVTVITELNTCHPTWFHPRVNRCYCSSKEVAKRASYFGLEESRIRVFGMVSLNGLLTQFPVHVHIQKYVLGRPLEIFTSPLTFAIAFISCFCVVIAFIKDLHDVDGDKKFGIKTLMISCGDRNTMFFHKKTISRRRYNKVEAIKNNEAQWLYDKEEIKKHVAEFFTVLFKAEGGDFINYTCSGIFPSVDSSVLCEIDRSVDDEEIRSTIFSM, encoded by the exons ATGGTGATGACGGTGGCGTATCCAAAGAAGGCAGTTTCTTTAACAGAGAAGGTGTTGGAAAGAGTTTACGGGAATCACAGCACGAGCAGCAGCGGCAATCTTTCGTTCGATAGGGATGATAATTACGAGGAGGATGATGAGAGCAACGTGGAGCTCATGCCGATTGGAGCCGAGAGGACCAAGAACGTGCTGATTCTTATGAGTGATGCCGGTGGTGGTCACAGAGCTTCTGCTGATGAGGCCATTCgtgatgctttcaagattgAATTTGGTGAAGAATACAGG atATTTGTAAAAGACGTTTGCAAAGAGTATGCCGGGTGGCCGTCGAATGATATGGAGAGATCTTACAAGTTCATGGTGAAACATGTACAGTTAAGGAAGGTTGCATTTCGTATTACCTCTCCTAAATGGATACACAGCTGCTATCTCGCTGCCATGGCTGCTTACTATGCCAA GGAGGTGGAGGTGGGGCTCATGGAGTACAAGCAGAACATTATCATTAGTGTTCTTCCTTTGATGCAGCACATTCCTTTGAGGGTTCTAAAATGGCAAGGTCTGCAGAAGAAAGTGATTTTTGTTACTGTCATCACAGAGCTCAACACCTGCCATCCTACATG GTTTCATCCTAGGGTAAACAGATGCTACTGCTCATCGAAGGAGGTAGCCAAGAGGGCTTCATATTTTGGCCTAGAAGAGTCACGAATTCGTGTTTTTGGCATGGTGTCACTAAACGGACTTCTAACACAATTTCCTGTCCACGTACACATCCAG AAATACGTGCTTGGTAGACCTCTAGAAATATTTACAAGTCCATTGACGTTTGCAATTGCTTTCATTTCCTGCTTCTGCGTTGTGATTGCATTTATCAAG GATTTACATGATGTAGATggtgataaaaaatttggcattAAAACactaatg ATTTCATGCGGGGATAGGAATACAATGTTTTTCCACAAGAAAACTATTAGCAGAAGGAGATACAACAAGGTGGAAgccataaaaaataatgaagctCAATGGTTATAcgataaagaagaaataaagaagcatGTTGCGGAATTTTTCACCGTTTTGTTCAAGGCTGAAGGTGGGGACTTTATAAATTATACGTGTTCTGGTATATTTCCATCTGTTGACAGCAGTGTGCTTTGTGAGATTGATCGTTCggttgatgatgaagagattCGAAGTACTATATTTAGCATGTAG